One segment of Solanum stenotomum isolate F172 chromosome 1, ASM1918654v1, whole genome shotgun sequence DNA contains the following:
- the LOC125852957 gene encoding uncharacterized protein LOC125852957, which yields MNTRGRPARRVGEEDVNEEVPPQVVQNGQGVQCNQVPIGEQENEVPVVPPDMTNEEIRSAFLILARAMAAQATRDMGPRVGEDPQEFLDEVYKVVSVMGVTSREKAELASYQLKDVAQIWFTQWKANRPVGADPIEWEEFKEAFLGRYFPREMRECKVEEFINLRQGNMSVQEYSLRFTQLSKYAPSLVSNPRDEMSRFVTGVSDLVKEECHTAMLHNDMNISRLIVYAQSIEESKLKRMNRNVKRGRSDEQSQPRFKKRAQDQDFSSAPKVNQDKGGGSQFSKPTCTTCGKRHYGKCLAGTNGCYGCGKNDHKVKDCPTFTARGREAKQASKDGTVPIPPNYGRFYALQASKDKEANPNEGAGSGK from the exons atgaatacaagaggGAGACCCGCAAGGAGAGTAGGAGAAGAGGATGTGAATGAGGAAGTTCCTCCCCAAGTTGTGCAAAATGGTCAAGGTGTGCAATGCAATCAAGTTCCTATAGGTGAGCAAGAGAATGAGGTTCCGGTGGTTCCCCCGGATATGaccaatgaagagattaggtcgGCTTTCTTAATCTTGGCCCGAGCCATGGCGGCTCAAGCGACTAGAGAtatggggcctagg gtgggagaggatccccaagaatttttggatgaagtgtataagGTAGTGAGTgttatgggggtgacttcaaGAGAAAAGGCGGAGCTTGCctcctatcaattgaaagatgttgcccaaatttggttcactcaatggaaggcTAATAGGCCGGTGGGAGCGgatcctatagaatgggaggagtttaaggaagctttccttggtaggtactttccccgtgagatgagggagtgtaaggttgaggagtttatcaatcttcggcaaggtaatatgagtgtgcaagagtattccttgaggtttacccaattgtctaagtatgccccatctttggtgtcaaaccctagggatgagatgagtaggtttgtgacCGGCGTATCCGACCTAGTCAAGGAAGAGTGCCATACGGCAATGCTCCATAatgacatgaacatttctaggctcatagtgtatgctcaatccattgaggagtccaaacttaagaggatgAATAGGAATGTGAAGAGGGGTAGATCCGATGAGCAAagtcaacctaggttcaagaagagggcTCAAGATCAAGATTTttcaagtgctcctaaggttaACCAAGATAAAGGTGGTGGATCTCAATTTTCTAAACCTACTTGCACCACTTGTGGCAAGAGGCActatgggaagtgcctagccggtactaatggatgctatggttgtgggaagAATGATCACAAGGTGAAAGATTGTCCTACTTTTACGGCTAGAGGAAGGGAGGCAAAGCAAGCTTCTAAAGATGGAACGGTTCCTATTCCTCCAAATTATGGtcgtttctatgctctccaagctagCAAGGACAAGGAAGCTAATCCGAATGAAGGCGCCG gttccggcaagtga
- the LOC125853055 gene encoding uncharacterized mitochondrial protein AtMg00860-like, producing the protein MPFGLTNAPAVFMDLMNRVFKTYLDQFVVVFIDDILGCSRSSEDHDKHLPIVLKLFKEKGLYAKLSKCKFWLDEMAFLGHAVPTEGVKLDPCKIQAVVEWKPPKSPTEVRSFLGLPGYSRRFVKGFSIIASPLTKLLQKEVKFIWDDKCQESFETLKSLLIQVPISTLPIEVKEEHQVPVGLLQPLSMPEWKWERITMDCISGLPRTQRNHDAIWVIVDRLTMSSHFLAIGMDY; encoded by the exons atgccATTCGGATTAACAAATGCTCCGGCGGtattcatggatctaatgaatcGAGTATTCAAGACTTATCTTGATCAGTTTGTAGTTGtttttatagatgatattttaggATGTTCCAGAAGTAGTGAAGACCATGATAAACACCTTCCAATTGTTTTAAAACTGTTTAAGGAGAAAGGACTTtatgctaaactttccaagTGTAAATTTTGGCTTGATGAAATGGCTTTTCTGGGACATGCTGTACCAACTGAAGGCGTGAAGCTGGATCCTTGTAAGATACAAGCAGTTGTTGAATGGAAACCTCCCAAAAGTCCAACTGAGGTAAGAAGTTTCTTGGGCTTACCAGGATACTCTAGAAGATTTGTGAAAGGCTTTTCCATTATTGCCTCCCCTTTGACTAAGCTCTTGCAGAAGGAAGTAAAGTTTATTTGGGATGACAAATGCCAAGAGAGCTTTGAAACTCTCAAATCCTTGTTGATTCAAGTACCTATAAGTACTTTACCAATTGAAG taaaggaAGAACATCAGGTCCCAGTTGGTTTACTACAGCCCTTGTCAATGCCGGAATGGAAATGGGAAAGAATAACTATGGACTGTATTTCTGGACTTCCTCGCACTCAGAGAAATCATGATGCAATATGGGTTATTGTAGATAGGCTAACCATGAGTTCTCACTTCTTGGCAATCGGGATGGATTattga